Below is a window of Thermus neutrinimicus DNA.
GCCTAAAGGCCCGGCTCCAGGAGCTCCAGACCGAGCGCAACCGCATCGCCAAGGAGGTACCGAAAGCTCCCCCCGAGACCAAGCCCCACCTGGTGGCCAGGGGCAAGGCCCTGGCGGAGGAGGCCAAGGGGGTGGAGGAAGCCTTGCGGGAAAAGGAAGCCCGGCTCTTAGAGCTCCTCCTCCAGGTGCCCCTGCCCCCCTGGCCCCAAGCCCCAGTGGGCCCCGACGACTCCGCCAACGTGGAGATCAAGCGGGTGGGAACCCCCCCGGAGTTTTCCTTCCCTCCCCTGGACCACGTGAGCCTTCTGGAGAAAAACGGCTGGTGGGAGCCCAGGATCAGCCAGGTTTCGGGAAGCCGCACCTACGCCCTGAGGGGGGATCTTGCCCTGTATGAGCTGGCCCTGATCCGCTTCGCCGTGGACTTCATGGTGCGAAAGGGCTATACCCCTTTGACCCTTCCCTCTTACGCCAGGGAGAAGGCCTTCATCGGCACCGGGCACTTTCCCGCCGCTAGGGACCAGGTCTGGCCCATCGCCGGCACAGACCTCTACCTCACGGGCACCGCGGAGGTGGTGTTGAACGCCCTTCACAGCGGGGAGATCCTGAAACCCGAAGAGCTTCCCAAGCGCTATGCCGGCTATGCCCCCGCCTTCCGCTCGGAAGCGGGGAGCTTCGGCAAGGACGTGAGGGGCCTCATGCGGGTGCACCAGTTTCACAAGGTGGAGCAGTACGTGCTCACCGAGGCGAGCCTCGAGGCCTCGGACCAAGCCTTCCAGGAGCTTTTACAAAACGCCGAGGAAATCCTAGGCCTCCTGGAACTTCCCTACCGCCTCCTGGAGGTCTCCACGGGGGACATGGGCCCGGGCAAGTGGCGGCAGGTGGACCTGGAGGTCTGGGTGCCCTCGGAGGGGCGTTACCGGGAAACCCACTCCTGCTCAGCCCTTCTGGACTGGCAAGCCCGGAGGGCGGACCTCCGCTACCGGGACAAGGAGGGCAGGGTGCAGTACGCCTACACCTTGAACAACACCGCCTTGGCCACCCCCAGAATTCTGGTGATGCTTTTGGAAAACCACCAACTCCCTGATGGGCGGGTGAGGGTACCCCAGGCCCTTGTCCCCTACCTGGGCAAGGAGGTGCTGGAGCCATGCGTCTAGAGGCCGCAGAGCTCAGGATCCTGGAGCTACCCCTGAAGTTCCGGTTTGAGACCAGCTTCGGGGTGCAGACCAAAAGGACCATCCTCCTCCTGAGGCTTTTTGGCGAGGGCCTCGAGGGCCTGGGGGAAGGGGTGATGGAAAAGCTCCCCCTCTACCGGGAGGAGACCGTGGCCGGCGCCCGCTACCTCCTGGAGGAGGTCTTCCTGCCTGAGGTTCTGGGAAAGGACTTCCCCAACCCCGAGGCCCTAAGCCAAGCCCTCGCCCCTTTTCGGGGGAACCCCATGGCCAAGGCGGTTTTGGAGATGGCCTTCTGGGACCTCTTTGCCAAGGGGCTGGGAAAACCCCTTTGGCAGGTCCTGGGCGGGGTGCGAAGGAGGGTGGAGGTGGGGGTTTCCTTGGGCATCCAGCCCACGGTGACGGATACCCTGAAGGCGGTGGAAAAGCACCTTTCCGAAGGCTACCGGCGCATCAAGCTCAAGATCAAGCCGGGCTGGGACTACCAGGTGCTGAAGGCGGTGCGCCAGGCCTTCCCGGAAGCCACCCTAACCGCCGACGCCAACAGCGCCTACCGCCTCTTTGACTTCCCCCGGCTGAAACGGCTGGACGAGCTCTTCCTGGACTATATCGAGCAACCCCTGGGCTACGACGACCTCCTGGACCACGCCCGGCTCCAGCAGGAGCTCGCCACCCCCATCTGCCTGGACGAAAGCCTCACCTCCTCGGAAAAGGCGAGGAAGGCCATAGAGCTCAGGGCGGGAAGGGTGTTCAACATCAAGCCGGCCCGGCTTGGGGGCCATGGGGAAAGCCTCAAGGCCCACGCCCTGGCCCAAAGCGCCGGGATTCCCCTTTGGATGGGGGGGATGCTGGAGGCGGGGGTGGGCCGGGCCCACAACCTCCACCTGGCCACCCTGCCCGCCTTCACCAAGCCCGGGGACGTGAGCTCGGCCAGCCGCTACTGGGAGGAGGACATCGTGGAGGAGGCCCTCGAGGCGGAGGAGGGCCTCATGGACGTGCCCGAAGGTCCAGGCATCGGCGTGCACCTGAAGCTTCCCCTGGTGGAGCGGATCACCCTATGGCAAAGGTACATGTCCGCGAGCTAAGGGGCCCCGAGGAGATGGAGGCCGTGGTGGAGCTCCAGCGGGAAGTCTGGGGCCGCGCGGAAAGCGACCTGGTGCCCAGGGGCCTTCTCATCGCCGTTCAGGACGAAGGAGGCTTGGTGGCGGGGGCCTTCGTGGAGGAGAAGCTGGTGGGTTTCGTCTTCGGTTTCCCCACCCAAGACCCCAGCCTGCAACACTCCCACATGCTGGGGGTCCTGGAAGCCTACCGGGGCACGGGGGCCGCCCTTTTGCTCAAGCGCTTCCAGCGGGACTGGTGCCTGGCCCGGGGGGTGAGGAAGGTGGTCTGGACCTTCGACCCCCTTAGGGGGGTGAACGCCAACTTCAACCTCAGGAAGCTTGGGGCCACCGCCAAAACCTACCTTCCCGACCACTACGGCCCCATGACGGGCATCAACGCCGGGGCCCCCTCAGACCGGCTTCTGGCGGAGTGGGAACTCCTTTCTGAAAGGGTCTACACCCGTATCTACGCCCCGCCCCCTGAACCCTGGGTGGAGGGGTTCCCCCAGGTCAACCGGGTGGAGGAGGAGAGGCCCCTGGAGGCCTTCTTGGACCTCGAGGGTCCCCGCCTCCTCTTCCAGATCCCCGAGGACTGGGGAAGGATCCTTCGGGAAGATCCAACCCTGGCCCTGGCGTGGCGGGAGCACAGCCGCCTGGTCCTGGGCCACTACTTCGCCCAGGGCTACCGGGCCGTGGACTTCGCCCGAAATCCTAACCGCTATGTTCTGGCTAAGGACTGAGCTTTGGACCGCCGAGGTGGTCTACACGGGATTCGGCACCCCCATGCTCCGGGGAGCCATAGCGGTCCAAGGACCCACTGTGGTGGGCCAGGGAAGCCTCGAGGAGCTTCGGGCCCGTTTCCCCCAGGCGGAGGTGATCCACAAGGGCAAGGCCCTCTTCCCACCCCCGGTGAATGCCCACACCCACCTGGACCTTTCCCTCCATCCCCTTTACCGGGGGCCCTTTTCCGGCTTCATCCCCCATGTGATGGCCCATCGGGAAAAGAGGGGGCTTCAGGCAGCAAAGGAAGGCCTGGAGGAACTCCTGCGCCTTGGGATAGGGGCCTTTGCTGACGTGGTGTTTGGGGATGAGGTCATGGAGTTCCTACTGCGGGAAAGCCCCCTGCCGGGGGTGGCCTTCTACGAGGTTTTTGCCCCGGATCCCCAAGACGCCCTGGAGGTGTTCCAGCAGGTCCAGGCCAAGGTCAAATCCTGGCGACGCCTGGAAGGACGGGTGAGGGTGGGGCTTTCCCCCCACGCCCCCTATTCGGTGAGCGCGCCCCTGTTGAAGCGGCTCGCCCAGTACGCCAGGGCCGAGGGCCTCCCCCTCATGATCCACGCAGGGGAAAGCCCGGATGAGGTGGCCTTCCTGCAAAGGGGAGAGGGGGTTTTAACCCAGGTCCACGGACGCTTCAGCCGAACCCCCTTTCAACCCCCGGGCCTAACCCCCATCCGCTACCTCCAGACCCTGGGCGCCTTGGGCCCCAATACCCTTTTGGTGCACGGGGTGCAGGTGGACGAGGAGGAGGTCAGGATGCTGGCGGATTCCGGCACCAAAGTGATCCTCTGCCCCCGGTCCAACGCTCACCTGGAGGTGGGAGAAGTCCCCGTCCACCTCTACGCCCGCCACGGGGTGGAACTGGCCCTGGGCACGGATTCCCGGGCCAGCAGCCCAGACCTGGACGTGAGAAACGAGGCCCTTTTCCTGTGGGAAAAGGTGGAGCCTAGGCTTCTCGTCCGGGCC
It encodes the following:
- the serS gene encoding serine--tRNA ligase; its protein translation is MVDLKHLRRNPEVYREAIRLKGVALDLDALLALDAEVQGLKARLQELQTERNRIAKEVPKAPPETKPHLVARGKALAEEAKGVEEALREKEARLLELLLQVPLPPWPQAPVGPDDSANVEIKRVGTPPEFSFPPLDHVSLLEKNGWWEPRISQVSGSRTYALRGDLALYELALIRFAVDFMVRKGYTPLTLPSYAREKAFIGTGHFPAARDQVWPIAGTDLYLTGTAEVVLNALHSGEILKPEELPKRYAGYAPAFRSEAGSFGKDVRGLMRVHQFHKVEQYVLTEASLEASDQAFQELLQNAEEILGLLELPYRLLEVSTGDMGPGKWRQVDLEVWVPSEGRYRETHSCSALLDWQARRADLRYRDKEGRVQYAYTLNNTALATPRILVMLLENHQLPDGRVRVPQALVPYLGKEVLEPCV
- the menC gene encoding o-succinylbenzoate synthase codes for the protein MRLEAAELRILELPLKFRFETSFGVQTKRTILLLRLFGEGLEGLGEGVMEKLPLYREETVAGARYLLEEVFLPEVLGKDFPNPEALSQALAPFRGNPMAKAVLEMAFWDLFAKGLGKPLWQVLGGVRRRVEVGVSLGIQPTVTDTLKAVEKHLSEGYRRIKLKIKPGWDYQVLKAVRQAFPEATLTADANSAYRLFDFPRLKRLDELFLDYIEQPLGYDDLLDHARLQQELATPICLDESLTSSEKARKAIELRAGRVFNIKPARLGGHGESLKAHALAQSAGIPLWMGGMLEAGVGRAHNLHLATLPAFTKPGDVSSASRYWEEDIVEEALEAEEGLMDVPEGPGIGVHLKLPLVERITLWQRYMSAS
- a CDS encoding GNAT family N-acetyltransferase, which codes for MAKVHVRELRGPEEMEAVVELQREVWGRAESDLVPRGLLIAVQDEGGLVAGAFVEEKLVGFVFGFPTQDPSLQHSHMLGVLEAYRGTGAALLLKRFQRDWCLARGVRKVVWTFDPLRGVNANFNLRKLGATAKTYLPDHYGPMTGINAGAPSDRLLAEWELLSERVYTRIYAPPPEPWVEGFPQVNRVEEERPLEAFLDLEGPRLLFQIPEDWGRILREDPTLALAWREHSRLVLGHYFAQGYRAVDFARNPNRYVLAKD
- a CDS encoding amidohydrolase family protein codes for the protein MFWLRTELWTAEVVYTGFGTPMLRGAIAVQGPTVVGQGSLEELRARFPQAEVIHKGKALFPPPVNAHTHLDLSLHPLYRGPFSGFIPHVMAHREKRGLQAAKEGLEELLRLGIGAFADVVFGDEVMEFLLRESPLPGVAFYEVFAPDPQDALEVFQQVQAKVKSWRRLEGRVRVGLSPHAPYSVSAPLLKRLAQYARAEGLPLMIHAGESPDEVAFLQRGEGVLTQVHGRFSRTPFQPPGLTPIRYLQTLGALGPNTLLVHGVQVDEEEVRMLADSGTKVILCPRSNAHLEVGEVPVHLYARHGVELALGTDSRASSPDLDVRNEALFLWEKVEPRLLVRALTRGGYRALGLPTPRLTRGSPASLVHSL